Proteins encoded in a region of the Wenzhouxiangella sp. XN201 genome:
- a CDS encoding type IV pilus secretin PilQ, translating to MNSSSKALSLLIGLFWMASAAQATELTDIEVESGSGEVRFVLSLDGEAGNPSVFTTENPPRIVLELPDTTSSVNASRVPVDIGPAQSYSALSAGGRTRLVVDMARNAPYEVQVGANSVSLVVETGTTASAASRATSSTAMSGGSAGYEVTGIDFRRGDDGSSRVLVDVDRSGVNLSVNERTGGLRVDLFDTQLPSDLHQRLDVTDFATPVQMITPEQRGDRVRLNLEIAGAYEHLAYQSGGQVVIEVGRPEEEEAPADRELTFFEDRDYEGERITLNFQDIQVRSVLALIADVSEKNIVVSDSVTGNLTLRLTNVPWDQALDIVLESKNLDMRESGNVIWIAPTDEIAAREQAILQARADRQTLEPLRTAIISLSYADASEMATLIRAASEGEVSETGLLSERGSVSIDQRTNTLLINDTPERIEQVRELVADLDRPVRQVQIESRIVIARSDFNHELGVRFGVTGARQDSRGNLYTMAATAEGTDGMIRDGLANRRGGTGSSTPVGVPGLGDRLNVNLPVSNPAGSLGFSVLAADMLLDLELSALESEGRGEVISNPRVITANQAEAYIHQGVRIPYESVQTGGGGQSSNIEFEDAVLELRVTPLITPDNRVQLQLTVKQDTIGEVFVTQNGQQIPSIDTRELGTRVLVDNGQTVVLGGIFQEERNYQEDKVPVLGDVPVLGALFRNRGTEELKRELLIFVTPSILDERVVAD from the coding sequence ATGAACAGCAGTAGCAAAGCGTTATCGCTTCTGATCGGGCTGTTCTGGATGGCCTCGGCGGCCCAGGCCACGGAATTGACGGATATAGAGGTCGAAAGTGGATCCGGAGAAGTGCGCTTCGTGCTTAGCCTGGATGGCGAGGCGGGCAATCCATCCGTTTTCACCACCGAGAATCCACCGCGTATCGTGCTTGAATTGCCGGATACGACCTCGAGCGTGAACGCGTCACGCGTGCCGGTTGATATCGGCCCGGCGCAAAGCTACTCCGCCCTGAGTGCCGGTGGTCGGACACGCCTGGTCGTCGACATGGCCCGCAACGCACCGTATGAGGTGCAGGTCGGTGCCAACAGCGTTTCCCTGGTTGTCGAAACCGGAACGACTGCTTCCGCCGCCTCACGCGCTACGAGCAGCACGGCAATGTCCGGCGGTTCGGCCGGCTACGAGGTGACCGGCATCGACTTCCGGCGCGGCGATGACGGCTCAAGCCGTGTTCTGGTCGATGTCGATCGCTCGGGCGTTAATCTCTCGGTCAATGAGCGCACCGGCGGCCTGCGTGTGGATCTGTTCGATACGCAACTGCCTTCGGATCTGCACCAGCGTCTCGATGTCACCGACTTTGCCACGCCGGTCCAGATGATCACACCAGAGCAGCGCGGCGATCGTGTTCGCCTCAATCTGGAAATCGCCGGGGCCTACGAGCATCTCGCTTACCAGTCCGGCGGCCAGGTCGTCATCGAAGTCGGCCGGCCGGAAGAGGAAGAAGCTCCAGCCGATCGTGAACTGACCTTCTTCGAGGATCGCGATTACGAAGGCGAACGGATCACCCTGAACTTCCAGGACATCCAGGTCCGGTCGGTGCTGGCCCTGATTGCCGACGTGTCCGAGAAGAACATCGTCGTATCCGACTCGGTCACCGGCAATCTGACCCTGCGGCTGACCAACGTGCCCTGGGATCAGGCGCTGGATATCGTGCTCGAATCGAAGAACCTGGACATGCGCGAGTCGGGCAACGTCATCTGGATCGCGCCGACTGACGAAATCGCAGCACGTGAGCAGGCCATCCTCCAGGCGCGTGCCGATCGGCAGACCCTGGAGCCGTTGCGCACTGCGATTATCTCGCTGAGTTACGCTGACGCCTCTGAAATGGCGACGCTCATTCGCGCAGCCTCCGAAGGCGAAGTTTCCGAGACCGGCTTGCTTTCGGAGCGCGGTTCAGTCTCCATCGATCAGCGCACCAATACACTGTTGATCAACGATACCCCCGAGCGTATCGAGCAGGTGCGCGAGCTGGTCGCTGATCTCGACCGGCCGGTGCGCCAGGTCCAGATCGAATCGCGAATCGTCATTGCCCGCAGTGACTTCAATCACGAACTCGGCGTGCGCTTCGGTGTAACCGGAGCCCGGCAGGATTCGCGCGGTAATCTCTACACCATGGCGGCGACGGCTGAAGGGACCGACGGCATGATCCGTGACGGTCTCGCTAATCGACGCGGCGGCACCGGCTCGTCGACCCCGGTGGGCGTGCCCGGCCTGGGCGATCGCCTCAACGTCAACCTGCCGGTTTCCAACCCGGCCGGCAGCCTCGGCTTCAGCGTGCTGGCGGCGGACATGTTGCTCGACCTCGAGCTCAGCGCCCTGGAAAGTGAAGGTCGGGGTGAAGTCATCTCCAACCCGCGCGTGATCACGGCCAACCAGGCCGAAGCCTATATCCATCAGGGTGTGCGCATTCCCTATGAGTCGGTCCAGACCGGCGGCGGCGGACAGAGCTCCAATATCGAGTTCGAAGACGCGGTGCTGGAACTTCGCGTCACGCCGCTGATTACGCCCGACAATCGCGTTCAGCTTCAGCTCACCGTCAAGCAGGACACGATTGGCGAGGTATTCGTCACGCAGAACGGCCAGCAGATTCCGAGCATCGACACGCGCGAGCTGGGGACCCGTGTGCTGGTTGATAACGGACAGACGGTCGTTCTCGGCGGCATCTTCCAGGAAGAACGCAACTACCAGGAAGACAAAGTGCCGGTCCTGGGCGACGTGCCGGTGCTCGGCGCCCTGTTCAGGAATCGCGGAACCGAAGAACTCAAGCGCGAGCTGCTGATCTTCGTGACTCCGTCCATCCTCGACGAACGGGTCGTGGCCGACTGA
- a CDS encoding PilN domain-containing protein encodes MARINLLPWRENRRQERQRNFMIGLVATAIGAVLLVFLAGHLVQRQIDAQEVRNDFLRGEIRTLDDQIRQIEELEERRDNLLARKNVIERLQENRSMMVHLFNYLAQTVPEGVRLSSVRQAGEELTILGTTQSETRVSDYMRNIESAEWLHQPELRIIEVIPGEGAGAEPFRFELRARLASPRVVKEDEAGDSSGEEN; translated from the coding sequence ATGGCGAGAATCAACCTGCTGCCCTGGCGAGAGAATCGCCGTCAGGAGCGACAGAGAAACTTCATGATCGGGCTGGTGGCGACCGCCATCGGGGCCGTTCTGCTGGTGTTCCTGGCCGGTCATCTGGTGCAGCGCCAGATCGATGCCCAGGAGGTGCGCAACGACTTCCTGCGTGGCGAGATCAGGACGCTCGATGATCAGATCAGGCAGATCGAGGAACTCGAGGAGCGGCGCGACAACCTGCTGGCACGCAAGAACGTCATTGAACGGCTGCAGGAAAATCGCTCGATGATGGTTCACCTGTTCAACTACCTGGCCCAGACCGTACCCGAGGGTGTCCGCTTGTCATCGGTACGCCAGGCGGGTGAAGAACTGACTATCCTGGGGACGACACAATCCGAAACGCGGGTTTCCGATTACATGCGCAACATCGAGAGCGCCGAGTGGCTGCATCAACCTGAATTGCGCATCATCGAGGTGATCCCGGGTGAAGGGGCCGGCGCCGAGCCGTTCCGGTTCGAATTGAGGGCGCGACTCGCTTCGCCCAGAGTGGTCAAAGAAGACGAAGCGGGCGATTCGTCCGGCGAGGAGAATTGA
- a CDS encoding type 4a pilus biogenesis protein PilO — protein sequence MDLSEIRDLDYSNIGSASTGVKVLLLGLLALVILIGGYFYIVKDKRETLAERERTESELKQEFSTKQEKAANLEAYKAQLAEMEEMLEVMLRQLPSRTEMPELLVDISQTALGAGIDNELFEPRAEIKRDFYAEQPINVRMVGTYHEFGNFVSSVASLSRVVILTMRDISLQPVEGTGRLRLEGVVTTYRYLDDTEGGAVTAGGGQ from the coding sequence ATGGATCTTTCGGAAATCAGAGACCTCGACTACAGCAACATCGGTTCGGCTTCGACCGGCGTCAAGGTTCTGCTGCTCGGGCTGCTGGCCCTGGTCATCCTGATCGGTGGCTATTTCTATATCGTCAAGGACAAGCGCGAGACGCTGGCCGAACGCGAGCGCACCGAGAGCGAGCTCAAGCAGGAGTTCAGCACCAAGCAGGAGAAGGCTGCCAATCTTGAGGCCTACAAGGCCCAGTTGGCCGAGATGGAAGAGATGCTCGAGGTGATGCTGCGCCAGCTACCGTCGCGCACTGAAATGCCCGAGCTGCTGGTCGATATCTCCCAGACGGCGCTCGGGGCCGGCATTGACAACGAGCTGTTCGAACCACGCGCTGAAATCAAGCGCGATTTCTATGCCGAGCAGCCGATCAATGTACGCATGGTCGGCACCTACCACGAGTTCGGCAATTTCGTCAGTTCGGTGGCATCACTGTCGCGAGTTGTCATCCTGACGATGCGCGACATTTCCCTGCAGCCCGTCGAAGGCACGGGCCGCCTGCGCCTGGAGGGGGTGGTGACCACGTACCGCTATCTCGATGACACCGAAGGCGGTGCCGTAACCGCGGGAGGTGGGCAATGA
- a CDS encoding pilus assembly protein PilP translates to MNLVIRSLMILTLALLAVACTKGTDDLRDWVSDVRQREPEPIDPIPPIQTPEVVAYEGEGLRDPFRGVGGRDEQDEQLAGEGGGLRPDPDRRKEYLEEFPLDTLSMVGTIEMDDVEYALIRDNESVVHRVREGNYMGQNHGLVTAVEPNQVEVRELVQDGRGGWVERRVRVAMAED, encoded by the coding sequence ATGAATCTGGTGATTCGAAGCCTGATGATCCTGACTCTGGCGCTGCTGGCAGTTGCTTGCACCAAGGGGACGGATGACCTGCGTGACTGGGTCTCGGATGTTCGCCAGCGCGAACCCGAGCCGATTGACCCGATACCGCCGATTCAGACGCCGGAAGTCGTCGCGTACGAGGGCGAAGGCCTGCGCGATCCGTTCCGGGGCGTGGGCGGTCGCGATGAGCAGGACGAGCAGCTGGCCGGCGAAGGAGGCGGGTTGCGTCCCGACCCGGATCGGCGCAAGGAGTACCTGGAGGAATTTCCACTCGACACCCTGTCGATGGTGGGGACGATCGAAATGGATGACGTGGAGTATGCCCTGATCCGCGACAACGAGAGCGTAGTCCACCGGGTACGCGAAGGCAATTACATGGGGCAGAATCATGGTCTGGTGACGGCGGTCGAGCCCAACCAGGTCGAAGTGCGTGAACTTGTACAGGATGGTCGTGGCGGCTGGGTCGAACGCCGGGTGCGCGTGGCCATGGCTGAAGACTAA
- the hutG gene encoding N-formylglutamate deformylase has product MVYEYLAGTTPLLVNVPHAGLNVPERIEARLAPPIRSLPDTDWHVHRLVEQAPAFGACLLRALHSRYVIDLNRGRDDQPLYAGPTTGLVPTEAFDGQPVYAGHPPDAAEIEDRIERYWQPYHDKLRQTLDGIRERHGHALLFDVHSIRSRVPRLFEGRLPDLNLGTNDGASCDPELGQTVADVLDKARGFSHVVDGRFKGGYITRHYGQPEKGIHALQLEIAQACYMDQTDPSRWDAERAAPLVSVLHDIIGRLTRWRPQ; this is encoded by the coding sequence ATGGTCTACGAGTATCTCGCTGGAACGACACCGCTGTTGGTCAACGTGCCACATGCGGGCCTGAACGTTCCTGAACGCATCGAAGCGCGCCTGGCCCCGCCGATCCGTTCGCTTCCCGACACGGACTGGCATGTTCACAGGCTGGTCGAACAGGCGCCGGCGTTCGGGGCATGCTTGCTTCGTGCGCTTCATTCGCGCTATGTCATCGACCTCAACCGGGGCCGCGACGACCAGCCGCTTTACGCCGGGCCCACCACGGGCCTGGTGCCGACCGAAGCCTTTGATGGCCAGCCCGTGTACGCCGGCCATCCACCGGATGCTGCGGAGATCGAAGACCGAATCGAACGCTACTGGCAGCCCTATCACGACAAGCTGCGCCAGACGCTCGATGGGATTCGCGAGCGTCACGGCCATGCGTTGCTGTTTGACGTGCATTCGATTCGCAGCCGTGTACCGCGTCTGTTCGAAGGTCGCTTGCCCGATCTGAATCTCGGCACCAACGACGGTGCCAGCTGCGACCCCGAGCTGGGGCAGACGGTGGCGGATGTGCTGGACAAGGCGCGCGGCTTCAGCCACGTGGTCGACGGTCGCTTCAAGGGCGGTTACATCACCCGGCACTACGGTCAGCCCGAGAAGGGGATCCACGCCCTGCAGCTCGAGATCGCCCAGGCCTGCTACATGGACCAAACCGATCCGTCGCGCTGGGACGCGGAACGCGCGGCCCCACTGGTGAGCGTCCTGCACGACATCATTGGCCGACTGACCCGGTGGCGGCCACAGTGA